A stretch of the Mesorhizobium sp. Pch-S genome encodes the following:
- a CDS encoding FecR domain-containing protein, protein MGEGDAAIAMDAQDEMLQREAQEWLLRLTSGNVTVADAEALKRWCARSKTHAQAFAEASLLWENLGTAARRLPDPNVLGHGRRSHAATMGRRAFLGGSMAASVAMAGYLAMRPPLDLWPSVEELAADYRTRTGEQRRISVANGVVVDLNTGSSLNVRREGNEERLELVSGEAAIATTQQLPVRLTIEAAGGQIHATEAQFNLRCNGSRAIVTCHRGSVGVDYSGRSLSLREGEQISYANGTLDVATSVDPAVVMAWREGQLVFRQTPLSQVVEEVNRYRSGRIVLVNEELGRRLVEARVRLDRIDDLIGLVREAYGAQVTSLPGGIVVLS, encoded by the coding sequence ATGGGCGAAGGTGATGCGGCCATAGCGATGGATGCCCAAGACGAGATGCTGCAACGCGAAGCACAGGAATGGCTGCTCCGTCTGACGTCGGGTAACGTGACCGTTGCCGACGCCGAAGCGCTCAAGCGCTGGTGTGCACGCAGCAAGACACACGCCCAAGCCTTCGCCGAAGCCAGTCTGCTGTGGGAGAACCTCGGCACGGCGGCGCGTCGCCTGCCGGACCCGAACGTGTTGGGACATGGCCGTCGCAGCCACGCGGCCACAATGGGAAGGCGCGCTTTCCTGGGGGGCAGCATGGCGGCATCGGTCGCCATGGCCGGTTATCTTGCGATGCGTCCTCCCCTGGATCTGTGGCCATCGGTCGAGGAACTCGCCGCCGACTACCGCACCAGGACCGGAGAGCAGCGGCGCATATCGGTTGCGAATGGCGTCGTCGTCGACCTGAACACGGGCAGCAGCCTCAACGTTCGCCGGGAAGGCAACGAAGAGCGGCTCGAACTCGTCTCCGGAGAGGCCGCGATCGCAACGACGCAGCAGCTGCCCGTGCGTTTGACGATCGAGGCCGCCGGCGGGCAGATCCATGCAACCGAAGCCCAGTTCAATCTTCGATGCAACGGATCGCGGGCAATCGTGACGTGTCATCGCGGCTCGGTCGGCGTCGACTATTCTGGGCGATCACTCAGCCTGCGCGAGGGAGAGCAGATCTCCTATGCGAATGGCACGCTGGATGTCGCAACCTCCGTCGATCCCGCCGTGGTGATGGCATGGCGGGAAGGCCAGCTCGTATTCCGGCAGACGCCGCTGTCTCAGGTGGTGGAAGAGGTCAACCGATACAGATCGGGGCGCATTGTCCTGGTGAACGAAGAACTCGGCCGGCGCCTTGTCGAAGCCCGCGTCCGTCTCGATCGTATCGATGATCTGATCGGCCTGGTTCGTGAAGCCTACGGCGCGCAGGTGACATCGCTGCCTGGTGGGATCGTGGTTCTTTCCTAG